The genomic window GCGTCGCGCAGGGCGTAGGAGTAGTGCGTGAACGCCGCGGGGTTCAGCACCACGGGCGTCGCGGCGTCTGCGGCCTCGTGCAGCCAGTGGACGAGCTCGGCCTCGTCGTCGGTCTGCCGCACCTCGACGTCCAGCCCGAGCTCCGCGCCCCAGGATGTGCAGCGGGCACGCAGGTCCTCGAGCGTGGCTGAGCCGTAGACCTCCGGCTCGCGCGAGCCGAGACGGCCGAGGTTGGGGCCGTTGAGGACGAGGACCTTCGTGCTCACGGGCAGACCTCCGCGTACGCCGCCGACAGGAGCGCCGGGTCGGGGCCCTCGAGCCGTCCGGGGCGCGCGAG from Motilibacter rhizosphaerae includes these protein-coding regions:
- the aroQ gene encoding type II 3-dehydroquinate dehydratase, producing MSTKVLVLNGPNLGRLGSREPEVYGSATLEDLRARCTSWGAELGLDVEVRQTDDEAELVHWLHEAADAATPVVLNPAAFTHYSYALRDACAQLHGRAPLVEVHITNPATRELFRHTSVVAGVATGTVAGFGLDSYRLALSSLAPR